The following coding sequences are from one Methanococcoides orientis window:
- the ilvC gene encoding ketol-acid reductoisomerase, with translation MVEMFYDKDADLGALKGKTVAVMGYGSQGHAQAQNLHDSGLDVVIGLREGSRRWAQAENDGLKVMTVADAAKAADVIQILLPDEIQSKVYYAEIEPGLEAGNALVFSHGFNIHYNQIVPSKDVDVYMVAPKSPGHLVRRTYNEGAGVPGLIAIYQDATGNAHEMALAHAKGVGCTRAGVIETTFREETETDLFGEQVDLCGGVASLIKTSFEVLVEAGYQPEMAYFETLHELKLIVDLIHEGGLEKMWYSVSNTAEYGGLTVGPQVINEESREAMYIALERIQNGEFAREFVLEGQTNHAVLTSMERLENEHPVEVVGKKLRAMMPWLNSELNEE, from the coding sequence ATGGTAGAAATGTTCTATGACAAAGACGCCGATCTTGGCGCACTTAAAGGTAAGACAGTAGCTGTAATGGGTTATGGAAGCCAGGGACACGCACAGGCCCAGAACCTTCACGACTCAGGTCTTGATGTTGTAATTGGTCTCAGAGAAGGCAGCCGTCGCTGGGCACAGGCAGAGAACGATGGTCTTAAGGTAATGACAGTTGCAGATGCTGCAAAGGCTGCAGATGTCATCCAGATCCTCCTCCCTGACGAGATCCAGTCAAAGGTATACTACGCAGAGATCGAGCCAGGACTTGAAGCAGGCAATGCGCTTGTATTCTCCCACGGATTCAACATCCACTACAACCAGATCGTGCCATCAAAAGATGTGGACGTATACATGGTCGCACCAAAGAGCCCGGGCCACCTTGTAAGAAGGACCTACAATGAAGGAGCTGGTGTACCAGGCCTTATCGCTATCTACCAGGATGCAACAGGCAATGCACATGAAATGGCACTCGCACACGCAAAGGGTGTCGGATGTACAAGAGCCGGTGTCATCGAGACAACCTTCCGTGAGGAGACCGAGACAGACCTGTTCGGTGAGCAGGTAGACCTCTGTGGTGGTGTCGCAAGCCTCATCAAGACATCCTTTGAAGTACTTGTCGAAGCAGGATACCAGCCTGAGATGGCATACTTTGAGACACTCCACGAGCTCAAGCTCATCGTTGACCTCATCCACGAGGGCGGTCTTGAGAAGATGTGGTATTCAGTTTCCAACACAGCAGAGTACGGTGGTCTCACAGTCGGTCCACAGGTCATCAACGAAGAGTCCCGTGAAGCAATGTACATTGCACTCGAGAGGATCCAGAACGGTGAGTTCGCACGTGAGTTCGTCCTTGAAGGACAGACAAACCACGCTGTACTTACCTCCATGGAGCGCCTGGAGAACGAGCACCCTGTAGAGGTCGTTGGTAAGAAGCTCAGGGCAATGATGCCATGGCTCAACAGCGAGCTCAACGAAGAGTAA
- a CDS encoding (R)-citramalate synthase yields MALFENIRFLDTTLRDGEQTPGVALKTEEKVWIARKLDDLGVDIIEAGSAITSEGEREAIRAVAAEGLDAEICSYCRIMKQDVDYALECDVDSIHLVAPVSDLHISVKLKKDREALKEMALSTTEYAKDHGLIVELSGEDASRADLDFLKDLYKAGVEVGADRVCFCDTVGLLVPEKTTEIFKELTSAIDVPVAIHCHNDFGLAVSNTIAALNGGAREAHMTINGIGERAGNTALEEVIMALEWLYKYDTGIKTNELYKVSRLVSRLTGLAVAPNKSLVGGNAFTHEAGIHVHGLLADTSTYEPITPESIGRERQIVLGKHAGKSSVTLALKELGLDVDESQLNEIVARVKELGDHGKRVTDADLQTIAETVLDIYRESKVKLEEFTVVSGNKAIPTASVRLTVDGKEVVEAGIGDGPVDATFEGIRKAVSGVADIHLEEYHVDSITGGTDALVEVLVKLSKEGKMVTSRGARTDIIMASVEAVINGINQLIQD; encoded by the coding sequence ATTGCATTATTCGAAAATATCCGGTTTTTGGACACAACTTTACGAGACGGTGAACAGACACCTGGTGTCGCACTGAAAACAGAAGAGAAAGTCTGGATCGCACGCAAGCTTGACGATCTGGGAGTAGACATCATCGAAGCAGGCTCAGCCATCACTTCAGAAGGCGAGCGAGAAGCCATTCGTGCTGTGGCAGCTGAAGGGCTGGACGCGGAGATCTGTAGCTACTGCCGCATCATGAAGCAGGATGTGGACTATGCCTTAGAATGCGATGTGGATTCCATTCACCTCGTAGCACCTGTATCAGACCTTCACATCAGTGTAAAGCTCAAGAAGGACAGGGAAGCACTAAAGGAAATGGCATTAAGCACCACAGAGTATGCAAAGGACCACGGTCTTATAGTGGAGCTTAGCGGAGAGGATGCATCCAGGGCAGATCTGGATTTCTTAAAGGACCTGTACAAAGCAGGCGTGGAAGTCGGTGCTGACAGGGTATGTTTCTGTGACACAGTAGGATTGCTTGTGCCGGAAAAGACGACCGAGATATTCAAAGAACTCACATCAGCTATCGATGTACCCGTGGCCATTCACTGCCATAATGACTTCGGCCTTGCGGTATCTAACACCATCGCAGCATTGAATGGCGGTGCAAGAGAAGCACATATGACGATCAATGGTATCGGTGAAAGGGCAGGAAATACAGCACTTGAAGAGGTCATAATGGCCCTTGAGTGGCTATACAAATACGACACAGGCATCAAGACCAATGAGCTTTACAAGGTCTCAAGGCTTGTCAGCCGTCTGACCGGACTCGCGGTAGCACCTAACAAGTCCCTTGTTGGTGGTAATGCATTCACCCATGAAGCCGGAATCCACGTACATGGATTGCTGGCAGATACTTCCACATATGAGCCAATCACTCCTGAGAGCATTGGACGTGAAAGGCAAATCGTACTTGGAAAGCATGCAGGGAAGAGTTCTGTAACACTTGCATTGAAAGAACTGGGACTTGATGTTGATGAGTCACAACTGAACGAGATAGTAGCCCGTGTCAAGGAATTGGGCGACCATGGCAAACGTGTCACAGATGCTGACCTCCAGACAATCGCTGAGACTGTGCTTGATATATATCGCGAATCAAAGGTCAAGCTCGAAGAATTCACTGTTGTTTCAGGTAACAAGGCAATACCAACAGCTTCCGTAAGACTTACAGTTGATGGAAAAGAGGTAGTTGAAGCAGGAATCGGAGACGGACCTGTGGATGCAACCTTTGAAGGAATTCGTAAGGCTGTGTCAGGTGTTGCAGATATTCATCTTGAAGAATATCATGTGGATTCGATCACCGGAGGAACCGATGCACTTGTAGAAGTACTTGTCAAACTTTCAAAGGAAGGAAAGATGGTCACTTCAAGAGGTGCACGTACCGACATAATCATGGCTTCTGTGGAAGCCGTCATTAACGGGATCAACCAGCTAATACAGGACTGA
- a CDS encoding acetolactate synthase large subunit — protein sequence MTGKPERMTGARAFVECLYRENVDVIFGYPGGVLLPIYDELYDAHLHHLLVRHEQAAVHAAEGYARATGKVGVCLATSGPGATNLVTGIANAYMDSIPMVAFTGQVPSSMLGNDAFQEANITGITMPITKHNYLVQDAKDLPRIIKEAFHIASTGRPGPVLIDMPKDVTTDVIDFVYPDKVELRGYKPTYKGNTQQVKRAASAIAKSTRPVIYAGGGVIGSNASKELLAFAEKIKAPVTSTLTGIGGFPNDNDLYLGMLGMHGTKYANYAVQESDLLIAVGARFDDRVTGKLQSFAPNAKIIHIDIDPAEISKNITVDIPIVGDAKDILKSLLTYVNECDTKEWLDKIAIWKRDFPLYYVNREDVIKPQYIIEQINEACPDAIVVTEVGQHQMWAAQYFKYKEPRTFITSGGLGTMGYGFPAAIGAKLGRPDKVVFDISGDGSFQMNSQEMATIVQNDIPIIIALFNNGYLGMVRQWQALFFEHRYSHTTIEDSVDFVKLAEAYGALGIRVEKPSEVRPAIEKAIEANRPVIIDFIVEREENVSPMVPAGAAINEILDLEKTQ from the coding sequence ATGACCGGAAAACCAGAAAGAATGACAGGCGCAAGAGCATTCGTCGAGTGCCTGTACAGGGAAAATGTCGATGTTATATTCGGATATCCAGGCGGCGTGCTGCTCCCTATCTATGATGAACTCTATGATGCACACCTGCACCATCTGCTTGTCAGGCATGAGCAGGCAGCAGTCCATGCAGCCGAAGGATATGCAAGAGCCACAGGTAAAGTAGGTGTCTGCCTGGCAACATCAGGCCCGGGAGCAACAAACCTTGTCACAGGTATAGCAAACGCATACATGGATTCAATTCCAATGGTAGCTTTCACCGGACAGGTACCAAGCTCAATGTTAGGCAACGATGCCTTCCAGGAAGCTAACATCACAGGCATTACAATGCCTATAACAAAACACAATTATCTTGTACAGGATGCAAAGGACCTTCCAAGGATCATCAAGGAAGCATTCCATATTGCTTCCACCGGCAGGCCGGGACCTGTACTTATTGATATGCCTAAGGATGTCACGACCGATGTGATCGATTTTGTATATCCTGATAAGGTCGAGCTTCGCGGTTACAAGCCTACCTACAAAGGCAACACCCAGCAGGTCAAAAGAGCTGCATCAGCTATAGCAAAATCAACAAGACCTGTCATCTATGCAGGTGGCGGTGTTATCGGATCAAACGCAAGCAAGGAGCTACTCGCCTTTGCTGAGAAGATCAAGGCACCTGTCACAAGTACATTGACCGGTATAGGCGGATTCCCAAATGATAATGACCTTTACCTTGGGATGCTGGGAATGCATGGTACCAAGTACGCCAATTATGCAGTACAGGAATCAGACCTTTTGATCGCTGTCGGAGCACGTTTTGATGACAGGGTCACCGGAAAGCTACAGTCATTTGCACCAAATGCGAAGATCATCCACATTGATATCGATCCGGCAGAGATCTCAAAGAATATCACTGTAGACATACCTATCGTTGGAGATGCAAAAGATATTCTCAAGTCGCTTCTGACATATGTCAATGAGTGTGACACAAAAGAGTGGCTTGACAAGATCGCCATATGGAAGCGGGACTTCCCCCTCTACTACGTCAACAGGGAAGATGTCATCAAGCCTCAGTACATCATTGAGCAGATCAATGAGGCATGTCCTGATGCAATCGTCGTAACAGAGGTCGGACAGCACCAGATGTGGGCTGCCCAGTACTTCAAGTACAAAGAGCCACGTACATTCATAACCTCAGGCGGACTGGGAACCATGGGATACGGATTTCCGGCAGCTATCGGTGCAAAGCTTGGAAGACCTGACAAGGTCGTATTCGATATTTCCGGTGACGGCTCGTTCCAGATGAACTCACAGGAAATGGCAACTATCGTACAGAACGATATTCCGATCATCATCGCATTGTTCAACAACGGATATCTTGGAATGGTCAGGCAGTGGCAGGCATTGTTCTTCGAACACCGCTACTCACACACCACCATAGAGGACAGCGTGGACTTTGTCAAGCTGGCAGAAGCCTACGGTGCACTTGGAATTCGCGTGGAAAAGCCATCAGAGGTCAGACCTGCAATTGAAAAGGCAATTGAAGCAAACAGGCCTGTTATCATCGACTTCATCGTTGAACGAGAGGAGAATGTATCACCAATGGTACCAGCAGGTGCAGCAATCAACGAAATACTTGATCTGGAGAAGACACAATGA
- the thiC gene encoding phosphomethylpyrimidine synthase ThiC yields MTLMEDANKGLITPEIERVAEVEGIDADTVRSCVAKGLVTIPNNIKGKSRAFGIGKYMSVKINANIGTSRDFVDIEDEVEKAKVAVAYGADTIMDLSTGGDLDLIRARIMDAVDVPIGTVPIYQAAASHKTVVDMTSDDMFNAVRKHAEDGVDFVTVHAGVNYNAIERLKNSDRITNMVSRGGSFTFAWMTHNEQENPFYAEYDYLVEIAKEYDLTLSLGDGMRPGCIHDASDGPKFMEFITLGELVSKARQSNVQTFVEGPGHVPLNEVELSVKAMKELCHQAPLYLLGPLVTDIAPGFDHITGAIGGTLAGMCGADFLCMTTPAEHLALPTVEDIREGATVTKIAAHAADLTRDGQKEQARALDNKMAVARAELDWDTQYEIAIDSERARTIRESRYSGSDACSMCGELCAMKIVKSALEESRQKNNSSS; encoded by the coding sequence ATGACGTTAATGGAAGATGCAAATAAGGGCCTTATCACTCCAGAGATAGAACGTGTGGCAGAGGTAGAAGGTATCGATGCAGATACAGTTAGATCCTGCGTTGCAAAAGGGCTTGTAACGATCCCAAATAACATCAAGGGAAAATCCCGGGCATTCGGTATCGGGAAATATATGAGCGTAAAGATCAACGCCAATATCGGTACCTCAAGAGACTTTGTAGACATTGAGGATGAAGTTGAGAAAGCTAAGGTCGCTGTTGCTTACGGTGCTGACACGATCATGGACCTATCCACAGGCGGAGACCTTGACCTGATACGTGCAAGGATCATGGATGCGGTAGATGTGCCAATAGGTACCGTGCCAATATACCAGGCTGCAGCTTCCCACAAGACCGTAGTTGACATGACATCCGATGACATGTTCAATGCCGTGCGCAAGCATGCTGAGGACGGAGTGGACTTTGTCACCGTCCATGCAGGTGTCAACTACAATGCGATCGAGAGACTCAAGAACAGCGACAGGATCACAAATATGGTCAGTCGTGGCGGTTCATTTACCTTTGCATGGATGACACACAACGAACAGGAAAATCCTTTCTATGCAGAGTATGACTATCTTGTTGAGATCGCAAAGGAGTATGACCTTACCTTAAGCCTTGGAGATGGAATGAGACCGGGGTGCATACACGATGCATCTGACGGACCAAAGTTCATGGAATTTATCACACTCGGCGAGCTTGTGAGCAAAGCAAGGCAGTCTAACGTACAGACCTTTGTCGAAGGTCCGGGACATGTGCCATTGAACGAAGTTGAGCTCAGCGTAAAAGCAATGAAAGAATTATGCCACCAGGCACCACTTTACCTGCTTGGCCCACTTGTTACTGACATTGCACCAGGTTTTGATCACATCACAGGTGCTATCGGAGGAACACTTGCCGGCATGTGTGGCGCAGATTTCCTCTGCATGACAACACCTGCAGAGCATCTCGCACTTCCAACTGTCGAGGACATCCGAGAGGGAGCAACTGTCACTAAAATAGCAGCCCATGCTGCAGACCTGACACGCGATGGTCAGAAAGAGCAGGCACGTGCACTGGATAACAAAATGGCAGTCGCTCGTGCAGAGCTTGACTGGGATACACAGTATGAGATCGCAATTGACAGCGAAAGGGCTCGCACCATCAGGGAGAGCAGGTACAGCGGAAGCGATGCATGTTCCATGTGCGGCGAACTATGTGCAATGAAGATCGTAAAGAGCGCACTTGAAGAGAGCAGGCAGAAGAACAATTCTTCTTCCTGA
- a CDS encoding M42 family metallopeptidase gives MEIEKLLEKLSNAHGISGYENDVKQIMEEEIKPFVDETKTDKMGNLIATKNGEGPTIMLAAHMDEIGLMVQYIDDNGFLRFVKIGGWFDQTLHSQRVVVHGSNGPLPGVIGSKPPHVMKDEDRKQPVKAEDMFIDIGAKDKEDAMNMGVDVGTAISIDRDYTPLANGIVTCKAFDNRAGVAMLIDAMKQLSESDVNATIHAVGTVQEEVGLKGARTSAFGLNPDVAIAVDVTFPGDHPGIEKKDSALEMGKGAVITVVDASGRGLIADKNVVKWLKETAEENEIPYQLNVGGGGTTDATAIHLTREGIPSSTISVPTRYIHSPVEVLSLEDLKACADLITKAVLNVDKYF, from the coding sequence ATGGAAATAGAGAAGCTACTTGAAAAGTTATCCAATGCACACGGCATATCCGGATATGAGAATGACGTTAAACAGATAATGGAAGAAGAAATAAAACCATTTGTTGATGAAACAAAGACCGACAAGATGGGAAATCTTATTGCCACAAAGAATGGGGAAGGCCCTACCATCATGCTGGCAGCACACATGGATGAGATCGGACTTATGGTGCAGTACATCGATGACAACGGATTCCTGCGCTTTGTTAAGATCGGAGGATGGTTCGACCAGACACTTCACAGCCAGAGAGTGGTCGTTCACGGAAGCAACGGACCACTTCCGGGAGTTATCGGATCAAAGCCACCGCATGTCATGAAAGATGAAGACAGGAAACAACCTGTAAAGGCAGAGGACATGTTCATCGACATAGGTGCAAAGGACAAAGAGGATGCCATGAACATGGGAGTGGACGTCGGAACTGCCATTTCCATTGACAGGGATTATACCCCTCTTGCCAACGGAATTGTCACATGTAAAGCCTTTGACAACCGTGCAGGTGTTGCAATGCTTATCGATGCAATGAAACAGTTATCCGAAAGTGATGTAAATGCAACTATCCATGCTGTAGGAACCGTGCAGGAAGAGGTAGGTCTCAAAGGTGCACGCACATCCGCATTCGGCTTAAACCCTGATGTTGCAATAGCAGTTGATGTCACATTCCCGGGAGATCACCCAGGAATCGAAAAGAAGGATTCCGCACTTGAGATGGGAAAAGGTGCGGTCATTACAGTTGTTGATGCATCCGGAAGAGGTCTCATTGCAGATAAAAATGTAGTGAAGTGGCTGAAAGAGACAGCTGAGGAAAATGAGATACCATACCAGCTCAACGTAGGCGGTGGCGGTACCACAGATGCTACTGCAATACACCTGACACGTGAAGGCATTCCTTCAAGCACCATCAGTGTACCTACAAGATACATTCATTCGCCTGTTGAGGTATTGTCCCTTGAGGATCTTAAGGCCTGTGCAGATCTTATCACAAAAGCAGTACTTAATGTTGACAAGTATTTCTGA
- a CDS encoding DNA topoisomerase I, giving the protein MTTVVFTEKNKAAAQISNILAGGSARRTIVAGVPVYEFQRNGVPWKIMGLAGHIMGYDYPEEFNNWRDVDPALLLDTEPVKQITKAQFGNAILKLSQDADLLVLACDFDREGENIGFEAKSIAEKVSKSTVKRARFSSLSKSEIEKAFTDLVEPDENMAMSAEARQILDLKMGAAFTRFVTLSVRERARTKGVLSVGPCQTPTCGFVYERELAIRKFDSKDFWKIEGFFIGKGTDFAGAHRGGHIYEKEKADAIFSKIKACKTALVSKKTVKEMKTNAPFPLNTNEFLKRSSKFLGVSPEKALEVAEQLYLSGFTSYPRTETNKYADDMDFKKILKGFTRGDYQDFALLLLSQNTITPRNGKKDGHDHPPIHPIKAGSRAEVEKAVKMPHAWDIYDFIVRHFIANLLPEAVFEKTRFELTVGDELFDSTGSIQKSAGWLAVYPFEKPKDKLLPDLEELDVIDVKKINNVKSQTMPPKKLTEAELLTLMDKHGIGTKATAPSHIETNKKRGYFETKGKTIAIMDTGFTLMDALNSSVPILVKPDIRARIESLIQEVEDGTKKFPQALEEGTALIKEMYSQLLKNRELMVSQIAGTITDEAVAADKKNHVGTCPECGRMLRMVITDKGRFVGCTGYPQCKNTYPLPKAGALAVQRSRKCKKDGIAVIKVGNKYFWSIGIGPCFSCELEKECFPPEVIGPCPSCDGQMFLIATKDSRFLGCTKRCGHTQSVPKKGRLTVTDKVCDGCGWHFIRVKEQGKDAKEYCANRKCDAAAAARKDAIRKAREK; this is encoded by the coding sequence ATGACCACAGTCGTATTCACAGAGAAGAACAAAGCTGCAGCTCAGATATCGAACATATTAGCCGGCGGCTCGGCCAGACGAACAATTGTAGCCGGGGTTCCTGTTTATGAATTCCAGAGGAACGGTGTCCCCTGGAAAATAATGGGACTTGCAGGACATATCATGGGCTATGATTATCCGGAGGAGTTCAATAACTGGAGGGATGTCGATCCTGCTTTGCTTCTGGACACCGAACCGGTAAAACAGATAACAAAAGCCCAGTTTGGCAATGCGATACTGAAGCTTTCCCAGGACGCAGATCTTCTTGTTCTTGCCTGCGATTTTGACAGGGAAGGGGAAAATATAGGGTTTGAGGCCAAATCCATCGCTGAAAAGGTATCAAAGTCGACCGTCAAGAGGGCAAGGTTCTCTTCTCTTTCAAAAAGTGAGATCGAGAAAGCCTTTACCGATCTTGTGGAGCCTGATGAGAACATGGCAATGTCCGCAGAGGCAAGGCAGATTCTTGATCTGAAGATGGGTGCAGCATTCACTCGTTTTGTGACCCTTTCCGTGAGAGAGCGTGCTAGGACCAAAGGGGTGCTGTCTGTAGGTCCCTGCCAGACACCTACATGTGGTTTCGTCTATGAGCGTGAACTTGCCATACGAAAGTTCGATTCGAAGGACTTTTGGAAGATAGAAGGATTTTTTATCGGAAAAGGAACCGATTTTGCAGGAGCTCACCGTGGCGGTCACATCTATGAAAAGGAAAAAGCAGATGCTATATTCAGCAAGATCAAAGCCTGTAAGACCGCGTTGGTATCAAAGAAGACTGTAAAGGAAATGAAGACCAATGCTCCTTTCCCGCTTAACACCAACGAGTTCCTGAAACGTTCATCCAAATTCCTCGGAGTAAGTCCTGAAAAGGCTCTGGAGGTCGCAGAGCAGCTTTACCTTTCCGGTTTTACAAGTTATCCCAGGACAGAGACCAACAAGTATGCCGATGATATGGATTTCAAGAAGATCCTAAAAGGATTTACCAGAGGCGATTATCAGGACTTCGCACTGTTGCTTCTCTCTCAGAACACGATAACTCCCCGTAACGGGAAGAAAGATGGTCATGACCACCCTCCTATTCATCCGATCAAGGCTGGTTCCCGTGCAGAAGTGGAAAAGGCGGTCAAGATGCCTCATGCATGGGATATCTATGACTTTATCGTAAGGCACTTTATTGCAAACCTGCTGCCTGAAGCTGTCTTTGAGAAGACACGCTTTGAGCTCACAGTAGGTGATGAGCTGTTCGATTCCACAGGTTCTATCCAGAAGAGCGCAGGCTGGCTTGCAGTATATCCTTTTGAAAAGCCAAAGGATAAGCTCTTACCTGATCTCGAAGAGCTTGATGTTATAGATGTGAAGAAGATCAACAATGTAAAGTCACAGACAATGCCTCCAAAGAAACTTACGGAAGCAGAGTTGCTGACCCTTATGGACAAGCATGGTATCGGTACCAAGGCAACCGCACCTTCTCATATTGAAACGAACAAGAAACGTGGTTATTTTGAGACAAAGGGTAAGACCATTGCAATAATGGATACAGGTTTCACCCTGATGGATGCGCTGAACAGCTCTGTGCCCATACTTGTCAAACCGGATATCCGTGCCCGGATAGAATCCCTCATTCAGGAAGTGGAGGACGGGACAAAGAAGTTCCCACAAGCTCTTGAGGAAGGCACTGCCCTTATCAAGGAGATGTATTCCCAGCTGCTGAAGAACCGTGAACTTATGGTCTCCCAGATCGCAGGTACGATCACAGATGAGGCGGTTGCAGCGGACAAGAAGAACCACGTCGGCACATGTCCTGAATGTGGTCGCATGCTTCGCATGGTCATTACGGACAAGGGTCGTTTTGTGGGATGTACGGGATATCCACAGTGTAAGAACACATACCCGCTTCCAAAGGCAGGTGCACTGGCTGTACAGCGGTCCAGGAAGTGCAAAAAGGATGGCATTGCCGTTATCAAAGTGGGGAACAAATACTTCTGGTCGATCGGCATCGGTCCCTGTTTCTCATGTGAACTGGAAAAGGAATGCTTTCCTCCTGAAGTGATAGGTCCTTGCCCATCCTGTGATGGCCAGATGTTCCTTATTGCTACAAAGGACTCTCGTTTCCTGGGATGCACCAAACGCTGTGGGCATACTCAATCGGTACCCAAGAAAGGACGGCTCACCGTTACGGACAAGGTCTGTGATGGCTGTGGCTGGCACTTCATAAGGGTTAAAGAACAGGGGAAGGATGCCAAGGAATACTGTGCTAACCGCAAATGTGATGCAGCAGCTGCAGCTCGCAAAGATGCTATCAGGAAAGCCAGGGAAAAATGA
- a CDS encoding nitroreductase family protein, translating into MSATIETILARRSIREYTEDPVSNDEINTILECGRWAPSGLNNQPWKFIIVRNEDTIKKLADCTHYSKIVLQAKVLIAIYLDQETMYHHDKDVLAIGASIQNMLLACEDLGLGAVWLGEILKKSEQVNDLLEVPESLELMAVLAIGHPVEKERSSTRKTIDEITFNEKYGEKWTGEN; encoded by the coding sequence ATGTCAGCTACTATAGAGACCATACTTGCACGCAGAAGCATCAGGGAATACACAGAAGACCCTGTAAGCAACGATGAGATCAACACTATCCTTGAATGTGGCAGATGGGCACCTTCAGGCCTTAACAACCAGCCCTGGAAGTTTATCATCGTCCGGAACGAAGATACCATCAAAAAACTGGCAGACTGCACGCATTACTCAAAGATAGTTTTGCAGGCAAAGGTGCTGATCGCAATATATCTTGATCAGGAGACCATGTACCATCATGACAAGGATGTGCTTGCCATCGGTGCTTCCATACAGAACATGCTTCTCGCATGCGAGGATCTCGGTCTTGGAGCTGTGTGGCTTGGCGAGATCCTCAAAAAGAGCGAGCAAGTAAATGACCTCCTTGAAGTACCGGAAAGTCTTGAGCTTATGGCAGTCCTTGCAATCGGCCACCCAGTAGAAAAGGAACGCTCATCAACAAGGAAAACTATTGATGAGATCACATTCAACGAGAAGTATGGTGAAAAATGGACAGGTGAAAACTAA
- a CDS encoding universal stress protein → MTGNEYKKILIATDGSENADSAVLSGIDIAKKLDAKVYAVCVVPTHPSSSMPIGSRMMQWEVPFKVMMEEARKAVEQVADACSSSGVAVETLVLEGHPAEEIIKYAEENKMDLIVMGSLGKTGLTRLLLGSVAEEVLRHSKVDVMVSK, encoded by the coding sequence GTGACTGGTAATGAATATAAAAAGATCCTGATAGCTACTGACGGATCAGAAAATGCGGATAGTGCAGTTTTATCCGGTATAGATATTGCAAAAAAACTTGATGCAAAGGTATATGCAGTTTGTGTAGTACCTACGCACCCATCTTCTTCAATGCCTATAGGTTCCAGGATGATGCAGTGGGAAGTACCATTCAAGGTCATGATGGAAGAAGCTAGAAAGGCTGTTGAACAGGTCGCAGATGCCTGCTCTTCGAGTGGCGTTGCGGTTGAAACCTTAGTCCTTGAGGGCCATCCGGCAGAAGAGATCATCAAGTATGCAGAAGAGAACAAAATGGACCTTATTGTAATGGGCAGCCTCGGAAAGACGGGACTTACAAGATTGCTTCTTGGAAGTGTTGCAGAGGAAGTATTGCGTCACTCCAAGGTAGATGTCATGGTCTCAAAGTGA
- the ilvN gene encoding acetolactate synthase small subunit gives MKHTLAVLVENKYGVLARVAGLFSRRGFNIDSLAVGITEDPTISRMTIVVRGDDHVLEQVTKQLNKLIDVIRVTDLGSEESVERELALIKVNSDDSNRSEIIQIVDIFRARIIDVASKSVTVEVTGDSNKIKAIQTLLKPFGIKEMARTGKVALTRGSKSS, from the coding sequence ATGAAACACACACTTGCAGTTCTGGTAGAGAACAAATATGGAGTACTGGCAAGGGTTGCAGGGCTCTTTTCACGACGTGGTTTCAATATTGACAGCCTTGCTGTGGGAATCACGGAAGACCCAACGATATCAAGAATGACAATTGTTGTTCGTGGTGATGACCACGTGCTTGAACAGGTCACAAAGCAACTTAACAAGCTTATAGATGTCATTCGAGTTACAGACCTGGGTTCAGAGGAATCTGTTGAAAGGGAGCTGGCACTCATAAAAGTAAATTCCGATGACAGCAACCGTTCAGAGATCATACAGATCGTGGACATCTTCAGGGCAAGGATAATTGACGTTGCTTCAAAATCAGTTACAGTTGAGGTCACCGGAGATTCCAATAAGATCAAGGCGATCCAGACATTGCTGAAGCCTTTCGGAATCAAGGAAATGGCAAGGACCGGTAAGGTAGCACTTACAAGAGGTTCTAAAAGTTCATAA